The Arachis hypogaea cultivar Tifrunner chromosome 16, arahy.Tifrunner.gnm2.J5K5, whole genome shotgun sequence genome contains a region encoding:
- the LOC112757437 gene encoding diphthine--ammonia ligase-like: MAIGIGGGDVYITSQGDEVEDMFILLREVKRQMPEVTAVSSGVISEDFRRLRVESVCSRLGLVSLAYLWKQDQSLLLQEMIANGILAVIVKVCSFGLVPGKHLGKEIASLNAYLNKLTGLRRFNVCGERGEYETLTLDCPLFINARIVLDEYQIVRDIEHPFFPVGKLDSFKFHLEKKVDVQSLTSPDNISETSVQKLGTVFEVEDTLERCEDTFKPLECSADPIDDLAHKFNISRTNNKRTLSLSCSLQDSCNDLREDLKTVLAKIESLLAGSGFGWENVVYIHLYIDDMSKFSEANETYVKFITPERCPFGVPSCSTVEMPLVEMNFSKAYMEVLVSNNKAKKVLHVQSISSWAPSCIGPYSQATLHDNILYMAGQLGIDPPTMNLCSGGASAELELALKNCEAVAKCFNCSISTSAIMFVVYCSKRVSSSERHDMQEKLETILRQMRIFQLQEQNTCKALDPVVLYVLVPDLPKSACVEIKPVLYVDDGKKIATETITKSSGSEAPHYWGFKQENWHDSCIRKLVVPGKICAVTLSITSEDAAKICFNSVSADSVNDDQYLQHKSLMEKSSRFCFYLLDKVMTDDGFGWEDIMSLRIYIPASLQMSIDILLPMFNKALLELSEASQKKVLNGEEPIFNIVPVMGAGRSASSVSNIITCELLAQKSDGDSEKHNRGDFGVRPEISEISSND, encoded by the exons ATGGCAATTGGGAT AGGTGGTGGGGATGTTTACATAACAAGCCAGGGTGATGAAGTTGAAGATATGTTTATTTTACTTCGTGAGGTGAAAAGGCAGATGCCTGAAGTTACTGCAGTGTCTTCTGGGGTCATTTCAGAAGACTTTCGGAGATTGCGGGTGGAAAGTGTTTGTTCAAGGTTAGGCCTTGTTTCTCTGGCATACTTATGGAAACAAGATCAATCATTGCTCCTCCAAGAAATG ATTGCAAATGGAATTTTGGCTGTGATTGTAAAG GTATGCTCCTTTGGTTTGGTGCCTGGAAAGCACTTGGGTAAAGAAATAGCATCCTTAAATGCTTATTTGAACAAATTAACAGG GTTACGTAGATTTAATGTTTGTGGTGAAAGAGGAGAATATGAAACGTTAACTCTTGATTGCCCCCTATTCATT AATGCTCGAATTGTGCTCGATGAATATCAAATTGTGAGGGACATTGAACATCCCTTTTTTCCTGTTGGAAAACTTGATTCTTTCAAATTTCATTTGGAAAAGAAGGTAGATGTTCAATCTTTAACATCACCAGACAACATAAGTGAAACTTCAGTTCAGAAACTGGGAACTGTGTTTGAAGTGGAAGACACTTTAGAAAGATGTGAAGACACATTTAAGCCGTTGGAATGCAGTGCTGACCCAATTGATGACTTAGCACATAAATTTAACATctcaagaacaaataacaagAGAACACTCTCCTTAAGTTGCTCGTTACAAGATTCATGCAATG ATTTGCGGGAAGATTTGAAGACTGTTTTGGCAAAAATTGAATCACTATTAGCTGGCTCTGGCTTTGGATGGGAGAATGTTGTCTATATTCACCTTTACATAGATGACATGAGTAAGTTCTCAGAGGCAAATGAGACATATGTGAAATTTATAACCCCGGAGAGGTGTCCATTTGGTGTCCCATCATGTAGCACAGTTGAAATGCCTCTAGTAGAGATGAATTTCAGCAAAGCATATATGGAAGTTCTTGTGTCAAATAATAAAGCTAAAAAGGTTTTGCATGTACAGAGTATTTCCTCTTGGGCACCTAGTTGCATTGGGCCATACAGTCAG GCAACCTTACATGATAATATACTCTATATGGCTGGTCAGTTGGGAATTGATCCTCCGACAATGAATCTTTGCAGTGGAGGTGCTAGTGCTGAACTGGAACTGGCTCTCAAAAACTGTGAAGCTGTGGCAAAATGCTTTAATTGTTCAATATCCACATCAGCAATTATGTTTGTTGTTTACTGTTCGAAACGTGTCTCATCATCCGAGAGACATGATATGCAGGAGAAACTAGAAACAATCCTTAGGCAGATGAGGATCTTTCAGTTACAGGAACAAAACACCTGCAAAGCATTAGATCCCGTAGTTCTTTATGTCCTTGTTCCTGATCTACCTAAAAG TGCATGTGTAGAAATAAAGCCTGTTCTTTATGTTGACGATGGCAAGAAGATAGCAACTGAGACCATAACAAAAAGTTCTGGTTCTGAAGCACCCCACTACTGGGGTTTCAAGCAGGAAAATTGGCATGATTCTTGTATTCGGAAACTTGTGGTTCCAGGAAAGATTTGTGCTGTTACATTATCTATTACAAGTGAGGATGCTGCAAAGATATGTTTCAATTCTGTGTCTGCTGATTCTGTCAATGATGATCAATATCTTCAACATAAGTCGCTCATGGAGAAGTCATCAAGATTCTGCTTCTATCTTCTAGACAAAGTCATGACCGATGACGGTTTTGGCTGGGAAGATATAATG AGTTTGAGGATCTATATCCCTGCAAGCCTTCAAATGTCGATAGATATACTGCTGCCTATGTTCAACAAGGCTCTATTGGAACTTTCTGAAGCGAGCCAGAAGAAAGTTTTAAATGGCGAGGAGCCAATCTTCAACATAGTTCCTGTCATGGGTGCTGGTAGGTCTGCTTCATCCGTGTCCAATATAATAACCTGCGAATTACTCGCCCAGAAATCTGATGGAGattctgaaaaacacaacagggGGGATTTTGGAGTGCGTCCAGAAATATCAGAAATATCAagcaatgattaa